One Belonocnema kinseyi isolate 2016_QV_RU_SX_M_011 chromosome 6, B_treatae_v1, whole genome shotgun sequence genomic region harbors:
- the LOC117174736 gene encoding transcription elongation factor S-II — MSAEEEVLRIQKKLTKMSNGDGSGQEQALDLLKTLQKLPVNLDLLTKTRIGMTVNTFRKSSQDEEVISLSKVLIKNWKKFLSTDKGKDSSSSSSSKKKEEKSEKNSDDSDSKREKEVSDGDVKMKEEKSSKDEKKKQTSFPPPSTTDAVRLKCRELLANALRVDGQTFEGCATPEELAEELEDAIFQEFRNTDNKYKNRVRSRVANLKDLKNPTLRTNYIIGAITAVRLARMTAEEMASDEIKLLREQFKKEAINDAQLATVQGTKTSLLKCGKCKKRNCTYNQVQTRSADEPMTTFVLCNECGNRWKFC; from the exons ATGAGTGCTGAAGAAGAGGTTCTGCGAATCCAGAAAAAACTGACTAAAATGTCCAACGGCGACGGATCG GGCCAAGAACAAGCATTGGACTTGCTCAAAACTTTACAAAAGTTGCCGGTAAATTTGGATCTTTTGACGAAAACTAGAATCGGAATGACGGTCAACACTTTCCGAAAATCGAGCCAGGACGAGGAAGTAATTTCGTTATCAAAGGTTCTCATCAAGAACTGGAAAAAGTTCTTGTCCAcag ataaaggCAAAGACTCGAGTTCATCGAGTAGTTCTAAAAAAAAGGAGGAGAAATCTGAGAAAAATTCAGACGACAGCGATTCGAAAAGGGAGAAGGAAGTTTCAGATGGCGATGTGAAGATGAAGGAAGAGAAATCGAGTAAAGATGAGAAGAAAAAACAAACCTCATTCCCACCTCCATCCACAACTGACGCTGTGAGGCTGAAGTGCAGGGAACTGCTAGCAAACGCTTTGCGCGTTGATGGGCAAACTTTTGAAGGTTGTGCGACGCCTGAAGAATTGGCGGAGGAATTGGAGGATGCAATTTTCCAGGAATTCAGAAACACGGATAACAAGTACAAAAATAGG gtGCGCAGCAGAGTTgcgaatttaaaggatttgaagaatCCCACCCTGAGAACGAACTACATAATTGGAGCGATAACGGCAGTTCGTTTGGCGAGGATGACTGCCGAAGAAATGGCGAGTGACGAGATAAAACTCCTGCGCGAACAATTCAAGAAAGAAGCAATCAACGACGCCCAATTGGCAACTGTGCAAGGAACAAAGACCTCCTTGCTCAAGTGTGGCAAGTGCAAAAAGCGAAATTGTACTTacaatcaagtacagacgcgttCGGCGGATGAACCGATGACAACTTTTGTCCTCTGCAACGAGTGTGGAAATCGGTGGAAGTTCTGTTAA
- the LOC117175056 gene encoding zinc finger MYM-type protein 5-like produces MPSFSQDTSGTLIQKSANEKTLENEECYKKVSKLETLLSLPSKCKTSAQWKSDEDSLEIVISDDEGETTVGSKSQTNELCKFDCRDFANWPRLLTPQVIDFILNNLPEVEVDKIDFSLSKRNYAIRSRYCSKSLFFTKLSNGVVRQREWLLYSQSLGLVICVPCKLSGKIESSTLSSGFNDWQNASKMFSSHENSRVHRENSQKFVFKNISYRTADSDEISQAIPFHAVYIPGSPTDES; encoded by the exons ATGCCTAGTTTTAGTCAAGATACAAGTGGGACACTCATACAAAAAAGTGCAAATGAAAAAACTCTGGAAAATGAAGAATGTTATAAAAAAGTATCAAAGCTTGAAACATTACTATCATTGCCTTCCAAATGTAAAACCAGTGCTCAGTGGAAAAGTGACGAGGATTCGCTTGAAATAGTTATATCAGATGACGAAG gTGAAACTACTGTGGGCTCAAAATCTCAAACTAACGAGCTTTGTAAATTCGATTGTCGGGATTTCGCAAATTGGCCACGCCTGCTGACGCCACAAGTGATAgacttcattttaaataatttacccgAGGTGGAAGTGGACAAGATAGATTTTTCCCTCTCGAAACGTAATTATGCTATTCGCTCGCGTTATTgttcaaaatcacttttttttacaaaactttcgaATGGGGTCGTAAGGCAGCGAGAATGGCTATTGTACTCTCAATCGCTGGGATTAGTTATATGTGTACCTTGTAAGTTATCCGGTAAAATTGAATCGTCAACTCTATCGTCAGGATTTAATGATTGGCAAAATGCGTCAAAAATGTTCTCTTCCCATGAAAACAGCCGTGTACATCgcgaaaattcacaaaaatttgtattcaaaaatatttcttatcgtACGGCAGACAGCGATGAGATATCTCAGGCTATCCCATTTCATGCCGTTTATATCCCGGGCTCTCCCACAGATGAGTCGTAG